The Oceanispirochaeta sp. M1 genome has a window encoding:
- a CDS encoding DinB family protein yields the protein MREEYINQFRHFWRMFEKIVSDFDAHTWIHSGFALTTPALVAFHILQSTKYYSGDSSPFVYESGRSIATDSGKLETRDLPSKEDIIYMMQSVKSNTEKWLRNIKFEADNNDYKWTGLTRLSVVLFLIRHSQFHLGEINALLNEYKNGKAEDHYANTV from the coding sequence GTGAGAGAAGAATATATCAATCAATTCCGTCATTTCTGGAGAATGTTTGAAAAAATAGTAAGTGATTTTGATGCACATACCTGGATTCATTCCGGCTTTGCTTTGACAACTCCCGCCCTGGTTGCTTTTCACATTCTTCAAAGTACTAAATATTACAGTGGTGATTCATCTCCGTTTGTATATGAGTCCGGGAGATCTATTGCAACAGATTCAGGTAAACTTGAGACTCGTGATCTGCCTTCAAAAGAAGACATCATTTATATGATGCAATCCGTAAAAAGTAACACTGAAAAATGGCTGCGGAATATAAAATTTGAAGCTGATAACAATGATTATAAATGGACTGGGTTGACCAGGCTGAGTGTGGTCCTTTTTTTAATCAGACATAGTCAATTTCATCTTGGTGAGATTAATGCATTACTCAATGAATATAAAAATGGCAAGGCAGAAGACCATTACGCCAATACAGTGTGA
- a CDS encoding DUF6326 family protein: MNTNEKRDTLDIKVKLSTLWIVVMFNMLFADVLGFMTPDFLVILETGMAGEVRITQGILLVFAVILEIPIIMIILSRVLKYKLNRLANIIASVITILFVIGGGSLDLHYIFFASVEVLCMLLIIWYSWKWPEQES, encoded by the coding sequence ATGAATACTAACGAGAAGCGTGACACACTGGATATAAAAGTGAAGCTTTCAACTTTATGGATTGTTGTCATGTTTAATATGCTTTTTGCTGATGTCCTTGGATTTATGACTCCGGATTTCCTGGTAATACTGGAGACCGGAATGGCTGGGGAGGTTCGAATTACCCAGGGGATTTTATTGGTCTTTGCCGTAATTCTTGAGATTCCAATTATCATGATTATTCTATCCCGTGTATTAAAGTATAAATTAAATCGCCTTGCAAATATCATCGCATCTGTAATCACAATTCTGTTTGTGATAGGAGGCGGATCTCTGGATCTTCATTATATCTTTTTTGCATCTGTAGAAGTGCTGTGTATGCTGCTGATTATCTGGTACTCATGGAAATGGCCTGAGCAGGAATCTTAA
- a CDS encoding DUF6326 family protein → MEKTRIILSGLWISLMMTYFLGDVMRIFAGDFQPGKIGDMEPSQGMWLGIAAVMLIPIIMVVLTLSLNYPAIRWVNISIAIFFIVFNIAGLPYPGWYDNFLIIVSFVFNALTIWYAWRWAI, encoded by the coding sequence ATGGAAAAAACCCGGATAATACTTTCAGGATTATGGATTTCTCTGATGATGACCTATTTTTTAGGAGATGTGATGCGAATCTTTGCCGGCGATTTTCAGCCGGGGAAGATTGGTGATATGGAGCCCTCTCAGGGGATGTGGCTGGGAATCGCAGCGGTAATGCTGATACCCATTATTATGGTTGTGTTGACTCTGTCATTGAATTATCCTGCCATTCGCTGGGTGAATATCTCCATTGCCATATTTTTTATTGTTTTTAATATCGCCGGCTTACCATATCCGGGCTGGTATGACAATTTTCTGATAATCGTGAGTTTTGTGTTTAATGCACTGACCATATGGTATGCCTGGAGATGGGCAATCTAA
- a CDS encoding AraC family transcriptional regulator yields MDNSKIMQIADIHPLVNFANYFNLDAESVWGPRRIPDYELILIRRGKFRYEMSGADPRDLEEGMVLLILPGIEHYLYSCLPGGAISCIHCLPLSGPKGVALFCPISPTPQTITDVSSDFALMDELFRRCTALYEGYGPYNEELAGTVCREIWLYCASRWQDGTDPLSIRMERMLQFINENIQRPLSRKDLADEFNLAPEYVNALFKKELGFSPTYCIQREKVLQACNFLLQGDCSVTEAAYRCGFRDPLYFSRVFKKILGLPPKTLRSHFLAVQE; encoded by the coding sequence ATGGACAATAGTAAGATTATGCAGATAGCCGATATTCACCCGCTTGTGAATTTTGCCAATTATTTCAACCTTGATGCTGAATCGGTCTGGGGACCGCGGAGGATACCCGATTACGAGCTGATTCTGATTCGTCGGGGAAAGTTTCGATACGAAATGTCGGGAGCTGATCCACGGGATCTGGAAGAGGGGATGGTTCTGCTCATCCTTCCCGGGATAGAACACTACCTGTACAGCTGCCTCCCCGGTGGAGCTATTTCCTGCATCCATTGTCTGCCATTATCGGGGCCGAAAGGAGTAGCTCTTTTCTGTCCAATTTCTCCCACCCCCCAGACTATAACCGACGTCAGTTCTGATTTTGCTCTGATGGATGAGCTATTCCGCCGCTGTACTGCTTTGTATGAAGGATACGGCCCATATAATGAAGAACTGGCGGGTACAGTCTGCCGTGAAATCTGGCTTTACTGTGCCTCCCGGTGGCAGGATGGTACAGATCCCCTCTCGATCCGAATGGAGCGGATGCTTCAGTTCATTAATGAAAACATTCAACGTCCATTGAGCCGGAAGGATCTGGCAGATGAGTTCAACCTGGCTCCCGAGTATGTAAACGCCCTGTTTAAAAAGGAGCTGGGTTTTTCCCCGACCTATTGTATTCAGAGGGAAAAGGTACTGCAGGCCTGCAATTTCCTTTTACAGGGCGATTGCAGTGTCACAGAGGCGGCATACCGCTGCGGTTTTCGGGACCCCTTATACTTTTCCCGGGTTTTTAAAAAGATACTGGGCCTGCCTCCCAAAACTCTGCGCAGTCATTTTCTGGCCGTGCAGGAGTAG
- a CDS encoding uroporphyrinogen decarboxylase family protein, whose protein sequence is MTFRKNTMAILNYESYDRLPLVHFGFWPETLKKWADQGHLTPREARSWGDGNKADLIIGGKLGFDFNWSMHHGVLTGLFPPFIPKVINRFEDGRIHSLNDEGVIVETKKGVVSIPSEIDHLLKNRGDWEKHFRNRMKPRSAARLFLSLVPSGKRMVPYFTGGSILANKALEKRQYPASLYAGSIIGTLRNIVGVENLSYLTVDDPGLLKEMVDAFGAVSFGLVKKALESCAKYDFLHFWEDICYNHGPLINPTLFTELAGPHYKKITDLARKHGVQFSSVDCDGKIDTLLPIWLENGVNIMFPIEVGTWKASIAPWRESYGRELRGVGGMDKVVFSKDRKAIDQEVERLKPLVDLGGYIPCPDHRIAPDAEWDNVRYYCDRMNEVFNR, encoded by the coding sequence ATGACATTTCGAAAAAATACCATGGCTATATTAAACTACGAATCATATGACCGCCTACCACTGGTACACTTTGGATTCTGGCCCGAAACACTGAAAAAATGGGCCGACCAGGGGCACCTGACTCCCAGGGAAGCCCGTTCCTGGGGAGACGGAAACAAGGCAGACCTGATCATCGGAGGGAAACTGGGATTCGATTTCAACTGGTCCATGCATCACGGAGTTCTCACTGGTCTTTTCCCTCCTTTCATTCCCAAGGTGATCAATCGTTTCGAAGATGGACGAATCCACAGCCTCAATGATGAGGGTGTAATAGTGGAAACAAAAAAAGGGGTCGTATCGATTCCCAGTGAGATCGACCATCTTCTGAAAAACCGAGGCGATTGGGAAAAACACTTTCGAAACCGTATGAAACCCCGATCCGCAGCACGGCTTTTTCTTTCCCTTGTCCCTTCGGGAAAGCGCATGGTCCCCTACTTCACGGGAGGAAGTATCCTGGCAAACAAAGCTCTGGAAAAACGTCAGTATCCCGCCAGTCTCTATGCCGGAAGTATAATCGGAACACTGCGCAATATAGTGGGAGTAGAGAACTTAAGCTATCTGACGGTCGACGATCCGGGCCTGCTGAAGGAGATGGTTGATGCCTTCGGTGCAGTGAGCTTTGGTCTGGTGAAAAAAGCTCTTGAGTCGTGTGCGAAGTATGACTTTCTCCATTTCTGGGAGGATATATGCTACAACCACGGGCCTCTCATCAATCCTACCCTGTTTACCGAACTGGCTGGACCTCACTATAAGAAAATCACTGATCTGGCACGAAAGCATGGTGTGCAATTCAGTTCAGTTGACTGCGACGGCAAAATCGACACTCTACTGCCAATCTGGCTTGAAAATGGTGTGAACATCATGTTCCCCATTGAAGTGGGAACATGGAAGGCCAGTATTGCACCATGGAGGGAAAGCTATGGCCGGGAATTGCGGGGCGTGGGCGGGATGGATAAAGTGGTCTTTTCAAAAGACAGAAAAGCCATAGATCAGGAGGTGGAACGCCTCAAGCCTCTGGTCGATCTGGGAGGTTACATTCCCTGTCCCGATCACCGCATTGCTCCCGATGCCGAGTGGGACAATGTACGCTACTACTGTGACAGGATGAACGAAGTATTCAACCGTTAG
- a CDS encoding TetR/AcrR family transcriptional regulator: MEKRTTKERILEEAEKQFIELGIAGTQMKDIALAVNLNRRTLYRYFPTKDELAFEIEMIVMKQIDEYLSLKLNDISNETGYEKVVRYFDNVSFDDIKDLLKFTAEFDRYFQDEYPTPQLEKSFVRSLDPQKDQLYQYISEGIADGSIRDDISADDLFHFISQDFFALFQRLILREKHLKNEYCDQVDFQELFKKILLSGIRKN; this comes from the coding sequence ATGGAAAAAAGAACGACAAAAGAACGCATATTAGAAGAAGCAGAGAAACAATTTATTGAATTGGGAATTGCCGGTACTCAGATGAAAGATATAGCACTGGCTGTAAATTTAAATCGCCGTACCCTCTATCGTTATTTTCCGACAAAAGATGAATTGGCTTTTGAAATTGAAATGATTGTCATGAAACAGATAGACGAATACCTCTCTCTCAAATTAAATGATATAAGCAATGAAACAGGTTATGAAAAAGTCGTAAGATATTTTGATAACGTGAGTTTTGACGATATTAAAGATTTATTAAAATTCACAGCAGAATTCGACCGGTATTTCCAGGACGAATATCCCACACCCCAGCTTGAAAAATCATTTGTGAGGTCATTAGACCCTCAAAAAGACCAGTTATATCAATATATCAGTGAAGGGATAGCTGATGGTTCCATACGGGATGATATAAGTGCAGATGACTTATTTCATTTTATCAGTCAGGACTTTTTCGCCTTATTCCAACGGCTCATCTTAAGAGAAAAACATCTGAAAAATGAATATTGTGATCAGGTGGACTTTCAGGAATTGTTTAAAAAAATTTTATTGAGCGGTATCAGAAAAAACTGA
- a CDS encoding MFS transporter, which yields MKEQIEKMPLWRIIMYALGQFGWSILTTMAGLVTYFYIPPETGQANFPVLITREAIFGMTVIGLSGFLAQIAGLFFDPMIGALSDRSKSRIGRRRLFMLISALPVSVVGYFIFHPPTSGPSSLNALWLVGAVVLFNLLMSVYRMPYGALIPEIGHTSKDRMFLCTVTSVAWAFGFLLAGQLIYLFKDMLQSAGMSPVTAFRTLMAGFSILGFLLMILPVIFVDEKRYCFGKVSEEKPIESIIKAFQNKDWVIFTLSTTVYFMTDIFLQLGIVYYITVLMGLSESWVAIMGAAMFGMSFLWYPFVNIIAEKISKKKMVIFSFILQTIAFAMIAVAGKVPGISTMAWAWIIIFLEGIIASIAGIVPGAIAADIIRADAIRTGVHKEGAYAGAGSFFMKIPMSLPPLVIPTLLLLGRSPDNDLGVRLLAVVALGLMIISLIILLFYNEKRTVETLASENIEFKKA from the coding sequence ATGAAAGAACAAATAGAGAAAATGCCCCTGTGGAGAATTATAATGTATGCACTGGGGCAGTTCGGCTGGTCAATTCTCACAACCATGGCCGGTCTTGTTACATATTTTTACATCCCCCCTGAAACGGGACAGGCTAACTTTCCCGTATTGATTACCCGTGAAGCAATTTTCGGAATGACAGTAATCGGACTTAGCGGGTTCCTGGCACAGATTGCCGGACTATTTTTTGATCCCATGATAGGCGCTCTTTCCGACAGAAGTAAATCCAGGATTGGACGTAGACGATTATTCATGCTCATCAGTGCTCTTCCCGTTTCAGTAGTCGGTTATTTTATCTTCCATCCACCGACATCCGGTCCAAGCAGCCTGAATGCTCTATGGCTGGTAGGAGCTGTTGTACTCTTCAATCTTCTTATGTCAGTTTACAGGATGCCCTATGGAGCTCTGATACCGGAAATAGGACATACATCAAAGGATAGAATGTTCCTGTGTACAGTTACATCAGTCGCCTGGGCTTTCGGATTTCTCCTGGCAGGTCAGCTTATCTACCTTTTCAAGGACATGTTACAATCAGCCGGAATGTCTCCGGTCACAGCCTTCCGCACTCTAATGGCCGGTTTCAGTATTCTTGGATTTTTACTAATGATTCTACCTGTTATTTTTGTTGATGAAAAACGTTACTGTTTCGGTAAAGTATCAGAAGAGAAACCAATTGAATCTATAATAAAAGCCTTCCAGAACAAAGACTGGGTGATTTTCACTTTAAGCACGACAGTCTATTTCATGACAGATATTTTCCTGCAGCTGGGTATAGTTTATTACATAACCGTACTGATGGGACTTTCTGAATCGTGGGTTGCCATCATGGGAGCCGCCATGTTCGGAATGAGTTTCCTCTGGTATCCCTTTGTAAATATTATTGCGGAAAAAATCAGTAAAAAGAAAATGGTTATATTCTCTTTCATCCTTCAGACCATAGCCTTCGCTATGATTGCCGTCGCAGGTAAGGTTCCCGGAATTTCAACCATGGCCTGGGCTTGGATCATTATCTTTCTTGAAGGGATAATTGCATCAATTGCCGGCATTGTACCGGGAGCCATTGCTGCCGATATTATCCGTGCCGATGCCATAAGAACAGGAGTTCACAAAGAGGGTGCATATGCTGGAGCCGGAAGTTTCTTTATGAAAATTCCCATGTCTCTTCCCCCTCTGGTGATTCCGACACTTCTTCTGCTGGGAAGAAGTCCGGACAATGATCTGGGGGTTAGGCTATTGGCGGTTGTTGCCCTGGGATTAATGATAATTTCTTTAATTATCCTCTTATTTTATAATGAAAAAAGGACTGTCGAGACTCTTGCCAGTGAAAATATTGAATTCAAGAAAGCCTGA
- a CDS encoding methylated-DNA--[protein]-cysteine S-methyltransferase — protein MYYTILDTSICPFLAVGDENGLNSLIFIDKDAKTNSTIDPLWIKNDLFFEDVKEQIIQYIDHKRKSFDLKLDPKGTDFQKKVWRTLSTIPYGEYRSYSEIACQIGNDKAVRAVGMANSKNPLPLIIPCHRVIGKNGKLVGYAGGLRIKKTLLKLEGIEL, from the coding sequence ATGTATTACACAATACTGGACACCTCAATTTGCCCGTTCCTTGCCGTTGGAGATGAGAATGGACTGAATTCTCTTATTTTCATAGACAAAGACGCCAAGACAAATAGCACAATTGATCCACTCTGGATAAAAAATGATCTTTTTTTTGAAGATGTAAAAGAACAGATCATTCAATATATTGACCATAAGAGAAAAAGTTTCGATCTGAAACTTGATCCAAAGGGTACTGATTTTCAGAAAAAAGTATGGAGAACACTCTCCACCATCCCCTATGGTGAATACCGCTCCTATTCTGAAATTGCCTGTCAGATAGGAAATGATAAAGCGGTAAGAGCCGTAGGGATGGCCAATTCAAAGAATCCTCTCCCCCTTATAATCCCTTGTCACAGAGTCATAGGGAAAAATGGCAAACTTGTAGGATATGCCGGAGGTCTTCGGATAAAGAAAACACTGCTGAAATTGGAAGGAATCGAATTATGA
- a CDS encoding DNA-3-methyladenine glycosylase 2 family protein, whose translation MSSIYRNARLAKDRTFDGTFLFAVKTTSIFCHPSCPSPVAKEENVLYFESVCEAMDSGFRPCLRCRPDLDFKYSAKNKSGSLIIDRALCIIQSGKIYGLTVSSLADSLNISDRQLRNLFIENTGLSPKKVITLQHLLFSKILIMNSSCSITDIAFASGFQSIRQFNDQFKKYYSQTPSQMRFSNPGKSCEKSSLFIEYKGEIDIVPTLNFMRDRGIAGVELINDSSYSRTFRTETGSGYFTVKNRPDRHALEIQIHSNDIRCYRDIFFKVRKMFDLDANVEKISEHLGQFALLDQGMENKVVPRLPMVFNPFEFTIRAILGQQISIKGATTLAKRIVLESCLKSEDHWPAGLTHFFPDHMEILDLDLSSLGITKRRQETIRLVCSSIDRGLLKLQVSQPFDKFYKDFISIKGIGDWTVNYVAMRGLGFADSFPASDLAVVRMMGFDEKKINLKKIIEAASPWKPYRAYATMCLWKKYSEGEH comes from the coding sequence ATGAGTAGTATTTACAGAAACGCTCGGCTTGCTAAGGATCGTACTTTTGACGGGACATTTCTTTTTGCCGTAAAAACAACGAGTATCTTCTGCCACCCATCCTGTCCATCCCCAGTGGCAAAAGAGGAGAATGTTCTCTATTTTGAATCGGTTTGTGAAGCGATGGATTCTGGTTTTCGCCCCTGTCTTCGCTGTCGCCCGGATCTGGATTTCAAATATTCGGCAAAAAACAAAAGCGGCTCACTCATCATTGACCGTGCACTATGTATAATTCAATCAGGAAAAATTTACGGACTCACAGTTTCTTCACTTGCAGATTCTTTAAATATATCAGACAGGCAGTTAAGAAATCTATTTATCGAAAACACAGGGCTCAGTCCCAAAAAGGTAATAACTCTTCAACATTTACTCTTTTCAAAAATACTTATTATGAATTCTTCCTGTTCCATAACAGATATAGCCTTTGCCTCCGGTTTCCAGTCAATCAGACAATTTAACGATCAATTTAAGAAGTATTATTCTCAGACTCCTTCGCAGATGAGATTTTCTAATCCTGGAAAATCATGCGAAAAGAGCTCACTGTTTATTGAATACAAAGGGGAAATAGATATAGTTCCCACTCTAAATTTTATGAGAGACCGAGGCATAGCCGGTGTAGAGTTAATTAATGATTCCAGCTATAGCAGAACCTTTCGTACTGAGACAGGTTCGGGTTATTTTACTGTAAAAAACAGACCTGATCGTCACGCACTGGAAATACAGATCCATAGCAACGATATACGCTGTTATAGAGATATTTTCTTCAAGGTTAGAAAGATGTTTGATCTTGATGCAAATGTGGAGAAAATCAGTGAACATCTAGGTCAGTTCGCACTACTGGATCAGGGGATGGAAAATAAAGTTGTCCCCCGACTGCCTATGGTTTTTAATCCCTTTGAGTTTACTATCCGAGCTATTCTGGGGCAGCAGATCTCCATAAAAGGGGCTACAACCCTTGCTAAAAGAATTGTATTGGAATCTTGTCTGAAAAGTGAGGACCACTGGCCTGCCGGGTTGACTCATTTTTTCCCCGATCATATGGAGATCCTGGATTTGGACCTCTCTTCATTGGGAATTACAAAACGAAGGCAAGAGACAATCAGACTGGTCTGCTCCTCTATAGATAGGGGACTATTGAAACTTCAGGTGAGTCAGCCTTTTGACAAATTCTATAAGGATTTTATATCCATAAAGGGGATAGGTGACTGGACCGTAAACTATGTGGCTATGAGAGGATTGGGATTCGCTGATAGTTTTCCAGCCAGTGATCTGGCAGTGGTCAGAATGATGGGATTTGATGAGAAAAAGATTAATTTGAAAAAGATAATTGAGGCTGCATCACCATGGAAGCCCTATAGAGCCTATGCCACCATGTGCCTTTGGAAAAAATACTCAGAAGGAGAACATTAG
- a CDS encoding ADP-ribosylglycohydrolase family protein, which translates to MLDDKCLGALYGVAMGDAFGMPVEFYTRKKIKRIFGYVDTFLDAPDDNKITHGLKRGEVTDDTQTTVLIARSLIDNQGEVKPDDILNRIMNWADENTHMNVLGPSTRLAFEQIRNGMAMSEAGKSGVTNGGAMKMIPVGIISDWLNKDLLLERVRLVCLPTHNTNIAIAGAAAIAFAVSCALSEGTSLIDVIEAARSGAKRGAEIGFDAVGPSVLDRIDLALSLTAEYTSIEAVLDGLYNIVGCGFSAAESVPTALAIVALSGGDVLKSAEYSANVGGDTDTIGAMACGICGALQGASSIPDGHKELLEKVNSFDFPHLTEKLIFLR; encoded by the coding sequence ATGTTAGATGATAAATGTCTTGGTGCTTTATATGGTGTTGCAATGGGTGATGCTTTCGGGATGCCGGTTGAGTTTTATACTAGAAAGAAGATAAAACGGATCTTTGGTTATGTCGATACATTCCTTGATGCACCTGATGATAATAAGATTACCCATGGTTTAAAGAGGGGGGAAGTAACAGATGACACCCAGACAACGGTGTTAATTGCACGATCCTTAATAGATAATCAGGGAGAAGTAAAGCCTGATGATATTCTTAATCGGATAATGAATTGGGCTGATGAGAATACTCATATGAATGTACTTGGACCCAGTACACGTTTGGCTTTTGAACAGATTAGAAATGGTATGGCAATGAGTGAAGCCGGTAAAAGTGGTGTTACCAATGGTGGTGCAATGAAGATGATCCCTGTTGGAATTATCTCTGACTGGTTAAATAAGGATCTTCTTCTTGAACGAGTACGTCTCGTCTGTCTACCTACTCATAATACTAACATTGCTATCGCTGGGGCGGCAGCTATCGCCTTTGCTGTCTCTTGTGCCCTGTCTGAGGGGACTTCGCTGATTGATGTCATAGAGGCAGCCAGATCCGGAGCCAAACGAGGTGCTGAAATTGGATTTGATGCCGTGGGTCCTTCAGTGCTTGATCGAATTGATCTAGCACTGTCTTTGACAGCTGAATATACCAGTATAGAGGCCGTATTGGATGGTTTGTACAATATCGTCGGTTGTGGATTCTCTGCAGCAGAATCAGTACCCACGGCTCTGGCTATTGTAGCTTTATCGGGGGGAGATGTACTCAAAAGTGCCGAATACTCAGCGAATGTGGGTGGGGATACGGATACGATAGGTGCTATGGCCTGCGGTATCTGCGGTGCTCTCCAAGGGGCATCTTCTATTCCGGATGGTCATAAGGAGTTGTTGGAAAAGGTGAATTCCTTTGACTTTCCCCATTTAACAGAGAAATTGATATTCCTCCGGTAA
- a CDS encoding energy-coupling factor transporter transmembrane protein EcfT, with protein MKNSEAISSEKIMKQRSKVVHNADQNTRERWDFIGKLDVRTNMLGFFSILVIIFFFNDPLFNLGLLGFLLLISPFSKIDYGKTLKLVKSFIPIFILMIVFAGFTFSSTGFTRAINSTELFRFGSGGILVCSRGGLMIGMTFTIRILAMILATAILSSSITIDDFLLFLDSIHIPYELSLVIIIGLRFIPTMEKKKDLVFQAQLSRGASLSSKGLLGKVKSFMPIMVPLFISSIVMSNNLSYAMLNRGYGLAGSWTHMRDLRYSGRDHALNFILFLFLGGIIYMRFFLHVGVL; from the coding sequence ATGAAAAATAGTGAAGCAATCTCTTCGGAAAAAATCATGAAACAGCGAAGCAAAGTAGTACATAATGCAGATCAGAATACTAGGGAAAGATGGGATTTCATCGGGAAATTAGATGTTCGCACTAATATGCTGGGATTTTTTTCCATTCTGGTGATAATCTTCTTTTTTAACGATCCTTTATTTAATCTTGGGTTACTTGGATTTTTATTGCTCATATCACCTTTTTCGAAGATCGATTATGGGAAAACCCTGAAATTAGTGAAATCTTTCATCCCTATATTTATTCTTATGATAGTATTTGCGGGGTTTACTTTTTCATCAACCGGTTTTACTCGGGCAATAAATAGTACCGAGTTATTCCGTTTTGGTTCTGGTGGAATATTGGTCTGTTCCCGCGGCGGCCTTATGATCGGTATGACTTTTACCATTCGCATTCTGGCCATGATTCTTGCCACAGCCATCCTTTCTTCTTCCATAACCATCGATGATTTTCTACTCTTTCTGGATTCCATCCATATTCCCTATGAACTTTCCCTTGTTATTATCATAGGTTTAAGGTTTATACCCACAATGGAGAAGAAAAAGGATCTTGTATTTCAAGCCCAGTTATCGCGGGGCGCCTCGCTAAGTTCAAAGGGCCTTCTGGGTAAAGTAAAAAGTTTCATGCCGATTATGGTACCTCTATTTATCAGTTCTATAGTGATGTCCAATAATTTATCCTATGCCATGTTGAATCGGGGATATGGCCTGGCCGGAAGTTGGACTCACATGAGGGATCTCAGATATAGCGGACGGGATCATGCCTTGAATTTTATATTGTTTCTTTTTTTAGGGGGGATTATCTACATGCGGTTTTTTCTCCATGTAGGAGTCCTATAA